A genomic segment from Gemmatimonadota bacterium encodes:
- a CDS encoding DUF4242 domain-containing protein produces MPRYIIEREVGDINLEDLPAVGRKSNEVLDSMDGVVWIRSYISEAEGKIYCEYEAPDPEAVYEHARRAGLPANKVSEIAMVIEPSMFR; encoded by the coding sequence ATGCCGCGCTACATCATCGAAAGGGAGGTGGGCGACATCAACCTCGAAGACTTGCCTGCCGTGGGCCGCAAGTCCAATGAAGTTCTGGACAGCATGGACGGCGTAGTCTGGATCCGGAGCTATATCTCAGAGGCCGAGGGCAAGATCTACTGCGAGTACGAGGCGCCTGACCCAGAGGCCGTGTACGAGCACGCCCGCCGGGCAGGTCTGCCCGCGAACAAGGTCTCGGAGATCGCCATGGTGATCGAGCCGTCCATGTTCCGATAG
- a CDS encoding YceI family protein, producing the protein MNARVAAAVFCLAVAGTGRSGAQEAPRSYVVDRERSSLFLVTHRAGLLSFFGHEHAIVPGEWRAEMCLAEPIPRSAHGKVVIQSRSLVIDSDSARALAGLGGGPGEDDVLEIQRKMLDAEHLDAQAYPEIVLTIDSVASDRESSLVGYGRFTLHGITRDVSVPMRIESPNDGTTRLSGVLRVRQRDFGIEPESTAGLVKVSNDVDLHFLLVAVPTDQPCTDGEP; encoded by the coding sequence ATGAATGCTCGCGTCGCCGCCGCCGTTTTTTGCCTCGCCGTGGCGGGGACGGGTCGCTCAGGCGCCCAGGAAGCGCCGCGATCGTACGTGGTTGACCGGGAGCGATCGTCGCTATTCCTGGTAACGCACAGGGCGGGGTTGCTCTCGTTCTTCGGCCATGAGCACGCCATCGTTCCCGGAGAATGGAGAGCAGAGATGTGCCTCGCTGAGCCAATCCCTCGGTCGGCCCACGGGAAGGTTGTAATACAGTCCAGATCCCTCGTGATCGATAGCGACTCCGCCCGCGCACTTGCCGGGCTCGGCGGCGGGCCCGGCGAGGACGACGTCTTGGAGATCCAGCGTAAGATGCTGGATGCCGAACACCTCGATGCCCAGGCGTACCCAGAGATCGTGCTCACGATCGATTCAGTCGCGTCAGACAGGGAAAGCAGCCTGGTTGGATACGGTCGATTCACGCTCCACGGCATCACTCGGGATGTCTCGGTGCCCATGCGAATCGAGTCGCCGAACGACGGGACAACACGGCTCAGCGGAGTCCTGAGGGTCCGCCAGCGGGACTTCGGCATCGAACCTGAGTCCACGGCTGGTCTCGTGAAGGTGTCCAACGATGTGGATCTGCACTTCCTACTTGTTGCGGTGCCAACCGATCAGCCATGTACGGACGGCGAACCATGA